One Coriobacteriia bacterium DNA window includes the following coding sequences:
- a CDS encoding 4Fe-4S binding protein translates to MSEMKWDITEFDSWNAQDFPEGMVGLEAGNAQFYATGGWRSIRPVWDAEACKDCMLCWINCPDSSIEVADGKMTGINYDHCKGCGVCVKECRFNALKMVSEHDHGKEGV, encoded by the coding sequence ATGTCAGAGATGAAGTGGGATATCACCGAATTCGACTCCTGGAATGCGCAGGACTTTCCGGAAGGTATGGTCGGTCTCGAAGCCGGAAATGCACAGTTCTACGCCACCGGCGGCTGGCGTTCCATTCGTCCCGTATGGGATGCGGAGGCGTGCAAAGACTGCATGCTCTGCTGGATAAACTGCCCCGACTCCTCCATAGAGGTTGCCGACGGCAAAATGACCGGTATCAATTACGACCACTGCAAAGGATGCGGCGTGTGTGTGAAGGAGTGCCGCTTCAATGCATTGAAAATGGTGTCCGAGCACGACCACGGCAAGGAGGGGGTATAG
- the porA gene encoding pyruvate ferredoxin oxidoreductase: MAPEKATQKTIAATGNGFVAEAYRQIDPDVVCAYPITPQTTIVEDFAKFVAKGLVHTEYVTVESEHSSMSAAIGASAAGARTMTATSSQGLAYMWEELHVASGLRTPIIMVNANRAISAPINIHCDHSDVMGARDTGWVILFAENAQEAYDNTIISVRVAEENMLPVMPTLDGFITTHSIARGEVCDDATVKAFVGEFTPEHSLLNKEQPVTVGGFATLGNTYQNIKEAERNAIDAAKDSIQRIGDEWEVLTGRPYNHIESFGMEDAERAVVILGSAAGNVRAVVRELRAQGEKVGVVNIRTYRPFPSAELAEILKNCRVVAVLDRAESFGAIAGPLALDTMSALYTYDVRVTLRTYIYGLGGADVKLEYIRSVYEDLAEAGAGAPNPGLVYLGDRDEKEEDRL, translated from the coding sequence ATGGCACCCGAGAAAGCAACGCAGAAAACGATAGCGGCGACCGGTAACGGTTTCGTTGCCGAGGCATACCGCCAAATCGACCCCGATGTCGTGTGCGCCTATCCGATTACTCCCCAGACGACCATCGTCGAGGACTTTGCCAAGTTCGTCGCGAAGGGACTCGTGCATACCGAGTACGTCACGGTCGAAAGCGAGCATTCCTCGATGTCTGCGGCCATCGGTGCTTCCGCCGCCGGTGCGCGAACCATGACGGCGACTTCCTCACAAGGTCTCGCTTATATGTGGGAGGAGCTCCACGTGGCCTCCGGTTTGCGGACCCCGATCATCATGGTGAATGCGAACCGTGCGATTTCGGCACCGATCAACATCCACTGCGACCATTCAGACGTCATGGGCGCGCGTGATACCGGGTGGGTCATCTTGTTTGCGGAAAATGCGCAAGAAGCCTACGACAACACCATCATTTCCGTTCGTGTCGCCGAGGAGAACATGCTCCCCGTGATGCCGACGCTCGACGGTTTCATCACCACGCACTCGATAGCACGCGGCGAGGTGTGCGATGACGCGACGGTAAAGGCTTTCGTCGGCGAGTTCACCCCGGAGCATTCGCTTCTCAACAAGGAACAGCCTGTGACGGTAGGCGGTTTTGCCACGCTCGGTAACACGTATCAAAACATCAAAGAGGCCGAGCGCAACGCGATCGATGCCGCGAAAGACTCGATACAGCGCATCGGCGATGAGTGGGAAGTTTTAACCGGTCGCCCCTACAACCATATCGAGAGCTTCGGTATGGAAGACGCCGAGCGCGCAGTCGTCATTCTCGGCTCAGCGGCCGGTAACGTTCGCGCAGTTGTCCGCGAGCTACGCGCTCAAGGTGAAAAAGTCGGCGTTGTCAACATTCGCACCTATCGCCCGTTCCCTTCCGCCGAACTCGCTGAGATTTTGAAAAACTGTAGAGTCGTTGCGGTGCTCGATCGTGCGGAGTCGTTCGGCGCCATCGCCGGGCCCCTCGCGCTCGACACCATGTCGGCGCTTTACACCTACGATGTCCGCGTGACACTTCGCACCTATATCTACGGATTGGGCGGCGCAGACGTCAAACTCGAGTACATTCGTTCGGTTTACGAGGACTTGGCCGAGGCCGGCGCAGGCGCGCCCAATCCCGGTTTGGTCTATCTTGGCGACCGCGACGAGAAAGAGGAGGATCGACTATGA
- a CDS encoding pyruvate ferredoxin oxidoreductase (catalyzes the formation of acetyl-CoA from pyruvate and coenzyme A), with product MTNIKQLTELPERLCGGHRLCGGCGASVAVRQVLMGAGDSEVVVSSATGCLEVSTTIYPYSSWNGSFIHNAFANSAATMSGVEAAFKGLKAAGKIPADRDVKFVAFGGDGGTYDIGLQSLSGAMERGHDMVYVCYDNGAYMNTGIQRSSATPQNAWATTAEVGSAQQGKKQPRKDLTAIMADHHIPYVAQASIGYWKDLVEKAEKAFNTEGPAFINILAPCPRGWRTKAEDTTEIARLAVETGFWPLFEVEDGTWRLTTPAKIKEFKPVVEFLKPQGRFKHLFKPGNEALLEEAQRSVDEYYAWLKKRCEA from the coding sequence ATGACAAACATCAAGCAATTGACCGAGTTGCCCGAGCGCCTGTGCGGTGGGCATCGCTTGTGCGGAGGGTGCGGAGCTTCGGTGGCCGTGCGCCAAGTATTGATGGGCGCCGGTGACAGCGAGGTCGTGGTTTCCTCTGCGACCGGATGCCTCGAAGTATCCACCACCATCTATCCTTACAGCTCATGGAACGGTTCGTTCATCCACAATGCTTTCGCGAACAGCGCGGCGACCATGTCGGGCGTCGAGGCGGCCTTCAAAGGGCTGAAAGCTGCAGGTAAGATTCCCGCCGATCGCGACGTGAAGTTCGTTGCGTTCGGAGGCGACGGCGGTACCTACGATATCGGTCTTCAGTCACTTTCGGGAGCGATGGAGCGTGGACACGATATGGTATATGTGTGCTACGACAACGGTGCGTACATGAACACCGGAATCCAGCGCTCATCGGCAACGCCGCAAAACGCGTGGGCGACGACTGCGGAAGTCGGTTCGGCGCAGCAGGGTAAAAAGCAGCCGCGTAAGGATTTGACCGCCATCATGGCCGATCACCATATCCCTTACGTCGCACAAGCTTCGATCGGATACTGGAAAGATCTCGTCGAGAAAGCCGAGAAGGCATTCAATACGGAGGGGCCGGCGTTCATAAACATTTTGGCTCCGTGCCCGCGCGGTTGGAGAACCAAAGCGGAGGATACGACTGAAATCGCGCGTCTGGCCGTCGAGACGGGCTTTTGGCCGTTGTTCGAAGTCGAAGATGGTACGTGGCGCCTGACTACTCCGGCGAAAATCAAGGAGTTCAAGCCGGTCGTCGAATTCCTCAAGCCGCAGGGACGTTTCAAGCATCTCTTCAAGCCGGGCAACGAGGCACTTCTCGAAGAGGCACAACGCTCGGTCGATGAATACTATGCATGGCTGAAGAAGCGCTGCGAGGCGTAA